DNA sequence from the Candidatus Binataceae bacterium genome:
TGCTGATTATCCTCACGCTGTGGCCGTGGCTCGATCGGACTCCGCTCACGTCGGAAGGGCGATGGTTCCCGCCGGCGCGCAAGCGGCAGAACGCGACCTTCCTCGCCGCCACCTTCGCGATTGTCGTCCTGATCATCATCGGCGTTTACCTGCGCGGTCCCTACTGGCACATCTACTGGCCCGGGCAGCCTCGCCCGACGGCGCCGCGGCTTTACTGAAATGGCGGAGCGAAAAGAATCAATCGAAGCGCGCGACTTCGGCTGGATGGTCGCGATGTCGTTCGTGTTCTTCGCGCTGGTCGCCTATGGCCTCTACCGCGAGTTCCGCACCGAATGGCGCCCGTACCAGACGCAGTTCGTCGCACTGCTCGGCCACTACGGGCATGCCGACGACGCGGCCAGCTTCCATCCGGGAATCCATCAAATCTGGAATCCCAAGATCGGCGTCACCGATCGATGCATCACGTGCCACTTGGGCTACGAATGGTCTTCGATATTACCCGCGACGATCGCGGAGCCGCTGACGCCGCATTCGACGAACGATTGGCTGGCCAAGCATGAGTTCGCGAAGTTCGGATGCACTCCCTGTCACGGCGGAGACGGCTGGGCGGTGACGGCCGAAGGCGCGCATATCGGCGGCAAAGGTTGGGAAGATCCGCTGCTGTCGTCAGCGCTCGCCGCAAGCAACGGACTGACGATGAACGAAATGATGCAGATGCGATGCAACTTCTGCCATCGTCACGACGCCGCGACACCCGGGATGGAGATGATCAACCTGGGCAAGCAGCTCTACAAAAAGAAGAAGTGTGTGCTCTGCCACGTCGTGGAAGGGCGCGGCGGCTCAACCGGTCCAGAGCTCACGTACTTCGGCGATAAAAATCCTGAGCTGCTGAACTTCGCCTACGTCACCGGGCCGCGCACGATGTTCAACTGGAATGTGCAGCACGTGACGCACGCCGGAGTCGTTTCGCCGAAAACCCAGATGCCGGATTTCAACTTTGAGCCGCAACAGGCGCGCGCTCTCACGCTCCTGCTGCTGAGCTGGCGCCGACTGAGCTATCCTGCTGAATACATTCCCGATCCGGATGCTGCCGTCGCCGCGATGGCAACGCCGAGTCCGTCGCCAGCGGCAACGCCGTCAGCGGCGCCGTCGCCGGTCGGGGCGCACTAGAATTTCTCTTTGAAGGGCCGCACTTCGAGTTCCATCGTCCAGGCGCTGCGATGTTGATGTGCGAGGTGCCAGTAAGTCTCGGCGATCGCGGCGGGCTCGAGCATGTCTTCGGGCTTGAGCCCGGG
Encoded proteins:
- a CDS encoding c-type cytochrome, which translates into the protein MAERKESIEARDFGWMVAMSFVFFALVAYGLYREFRTEWRPYQTQFVALLGHYGHADDAASFHPGIHQIWNPKIGVTDRCITCHLGYEWSSILPATIAEPLTPHSTNDWLAKHEFAKFGCTPCHGGDGWAVTAEGAHIGGKGWEDPLLSSALAASNGLTMNEMMQMRCNFCHRHDAATPGMEMINLGKQLYKKKKCVLCHVVEGRGGSTGPELTYFGDKNPELLNFAYVTGPRTMFNWNVQHVTHAGVVSPKTQMPDFNFEPQQARALTLLLLSWRRLSYPAEYIPDPDAAVAAMATPSPSPAATPSAAPSPVGAH